A section of the Rattus norvegicus strain BN/NHsdMcwi chromosome 15, GRCr8, whole genome shotgun sequence genome encodes:
- the Samd8 gene encoding sphingomyelin synthase-related protein 1 isoform 2 (isoform 2 is encoded by transcript variant 2): MRGEIGGRPQPREVEEEMAGPSQLCIRRWTPRHVAVWLKEEGFFEYVDILCNKHRLDGVTLLTLTEYDLRSPPLEIKVLGDIKRLMLSVRKLQKTHIDVLEEMGYNSDSPISPMTPFISALQSADWLCNGEPAHSCDGPIPDLSSDQYQYMNGKNKHCARRLDPEYWKTVLSCVYVFIVFGFTSFIMVIVHERVPDMQTYPPLPDIFLDSVPRIPWAFSMTEVCGMILCYIWILVLLLHKHRSILLRRLCSLMGTVFLLRCFTMFVTSLSVPGQHLQCTGKVYGSVWEKLHRAFAIWSGFGMTLTGVHTCGDYMFSGHTVVLTMLNFFVTEYTPRSWNFLHTLSWVLNLFGIFFILAAHEHYSIDVFIAFYITTRLFLYYHTLANTRAYHQSRRARIWFPMFSFFECNVNGTVPNEYCWPFSKPAIMKRLIG, from the exons GAAGTAGAAGAGGAAATGGCAGGCCCTAGTCAACTCTGCATTCGCCGCTGGACTCCCAGGCATGTGGCCGTGTGGCTGAAGGAGGAGGGGTTTTTTGAGTATGTGGACATCTTATGTAACAAGCACCGTCTGGATGGAGTCACACTGCTCACGCTCACCGAGTATGATCTCCGCTCTCCTCCTCTGGAAATCAAAGTCCTAGGAGACATTAAACGGCTAATGCTCTCAGTCCGAAAACTGCAGAAAACACACATTGATGTTTTGGAAGAGATGGGTTACAACAGTGACAGTCCCATAAGTCCCATGACGCCATTCATCAGTGCCCTTCAGAGTGCAGACTGGCTCTGTAATGGAGAGCCTGCACACAGCTGTGATGGGCCCATCCCTGATCTGAGCTCTGATCAGTACCAATACATGAATGGCAAGAACAAGCACTGTGCCCGAAGACTGGACCCCGAGTACTGGAAGACCGTCCTGAGCTGTGTATATGTCTTTATAGTATTTGGGTTCACCTCTTTCATTATGGTCATTGTTCACGAGCGAGTGCCTGACATGCAGACCTACCCACCACTCCCAGATATATTCTTAGACAG TGTTCCTAGGATCCCGTGGGCCTTCTCCATGACTGAAGTGTGTGGCATGATCCTGTGCTACATCTGGATCCTGGTCCTCCTCCTTCACAAGCACAG GTCAATCCTTCTGCGAAGGCTCTGTAGTCTGATGGGCACTGTATTCTTGCTTCGCTGCTTTACCATGTTTGTGACCTCCCTCTCCGTGCCAGGACAGCACCTGCAGTGTACTGGAAAG GTGTATGGAAGTGTGTGGGAGAAACTGCATCGGGCGTTTGCCATTTGGAGTGGCTTCGGCATGACTCTGACGGGCGTGCACACTTGTGGGGATTACATGTTCAGTGGCCACACCGTTGTCCTAACCATGCTGAATTTCTTTGTCACAGAAT ATACGCCAAGAAGCTGGAATTTCTTGCACACTCTCTCGTGGGTTCTCAACCTCTTTGGAATCTTCTTCATCTTGGCTGCCCATGAACATTATTCCATTGACGTGTTTATTGCCTTTTATATCACAACAAGACTCTTTTTGTACTACCACACTCTGGCTAATACCAGAGCGTATCACCAGAGCAGGAGAGCGAGAATTTGGTTccctatgttttctttctttgaatgcAATGTTAATGGCACAGTACCTAATGAATATTGTTGGCCATTTTCTAAACCAGCAATAATGAAAAGACTAATTGGATGA
- the Samd8 gene encoding sphingomyelin synthase-related protein 1 isoform X1, protein MAGPSQLCIRRWTPRHVAVWLKEEGFFEYVDILCNKHRLDGVTLLTLTEYDLRSPPLEIKVLGDIKRLMLSVRKLQKTHIDVLEEMGYNSDSPISPMTPFISALQSADWLCNGEPAHSCDGPIPDLSSDQYQYMNGKNKHCARRLDPEYWKTVLSCVYVFIVFGFTSFIMVIVHERVPDMQTYPPLPDIFLDSVPRIPWAFSMTEVCGMILCYIWILVLLLHKHRSILLRRLCSLMGTVFLLRCFTMFVTSLSVPGQHLQCTGKVYGSVWEKLHRAFAIWSGFGMTLTGVHTCGDYMFSGHTVVLTMLNFFVTEYTPRSWNFLHTLSWVLNLFGIFFILAAHEHYSIDVFIAFYITTRLFLYYHTLANTRAYHQSRRARIWFPMFSFFECNVNGTVPNEYCWPFSKPAIMKRLIG, encoded by the exons ATGGCAGGCCCTAGTCAACTCTGCATTCGCCGCTGGACTCCCAGGCATGTGGCCGTGTGGCTGAAGGAGGAGGGGTTTTTTGAGTATGTGGACATCTTATGTAACAAGCACCGTCTGGATGGAGTCACACTGCTCACGCTCACCGAGTATGATCTCCGCTCTCCTCCTCTGGAAATCAAAGTCCTAGGAGACATTAAACGGCTAATGCTCTCAGTCCGAAAACTGCAGAAAACACACATTGATGTTTTGGAAGAGATGGGTTACAACAGTGACAGTCCCATAAGTCCCATGACGCCATTCATCAGTGCCCTTCAGAGTGCAGACTGGCTCTGTAATGGAGAGCCTGCACACAGCTGTGATGGGCCCATCCCTGATCTGAGCTCTGATCAGTACCAATACATGAATGGCAAGAACAAGCACTGTGCCCGAAGACTGGACCCCGAGTACTGGAAGACCGTCCTGAGCTGTGTATATGTCTTTATAGTATTTGGGTTCACCTCTTTCATTATGGTCATTGTTCACGAGCGAGTGCCTGACATGCAGACCTACCCACCACTCCCAGATATATTCTTAGACAG TGTTCCTAGGATCCCGTGGGCCTTCTCCATGACTGAAGTGTGTGGCATGATCCTGTGCTACATCTGGATCCTGGTCCTCCTCCTTCACAAGCACAG GTCAATCCTTCTGCGAAGGCTCTGTAGTCTGATGGGCACTGTATTCTTGCTTCGCTGCTTTACCATGTTTGTGACCTCCCTCTCCGTGCCAGGACAGCACCTGCAGTGTACTGGAAAG GTGTATGGAAGTGTGTGGGAGAAACTGCATCGGGCGTTTGCCATTTGGAGTGGCTTCGGCATGACTCTGACGGGCGTGCACACTTGTGGGGATTACATGTTCAGTGGCCACACCGTTGTCCTAACCATGCTGAATTTCTTTGTCACAGAAT ATACGCCAAGAAGCTGGAATTTCTTGCACACTCTCTCGTGGGTTCTCAACCTCTTTGGAATCTTCTTCATCTTGGCTGCCCATGAACATTATTCCATTGACGTGTTTATTGCCTTTTATATCACAACAAGACTCTTTTTGTACTACCACACTCTGGCTAATACCAGAGCGTATCACCAGAGCAGGAGAGCGAGAATTTGGTTccctatgttttctttctttgaatgcAATGTTAATGGCACAGTACCTAATGAATATTGTTGGCCATTTTCTAAACCAGCAATAATGAAAAGACTAATTGGATGA